A genomic stretch from Candidatus Methanomethylophilaceae archaeon includes:
- a CDS encoding radical SAM protein: MTTTSRDYSSATGLPKKTKSLCPECGKVLDAELFAKDGKVYMAKECPEHGKFSDVYWSDADYYLKAEKFAHDGIGLRNPCDKTLKEGDDNAVHIVIDGNRIDMLSATALANIDLTNRCNMNCPICFANANQQGYVYEPSFEQVHDMLVTLRSEEPIKCTAVQFAGGEPTVYDRFVDVLADAKSLNFAQIQVATNGIKFAQDYEFLKACKLAGLNTIYLQFDTLRDETYMRSRGRKMLDVKMKVLENCRKLNEEGLHSPSIVLVPVIVTGMNDDEVGDIIKFAFDNADIIRGVNFQPVAFTGRVTQEEVSTGRFTLTDLIRCVDEQTGYATKDDWYPVPVVAPISKFASAFLGENKVTFTTHPHCGIATYIFQDEKGNAVPFPRFVDIERFSSELDKIADKVDQAKFKKLYAIKLIKLLNSCVDESKMPEGLTKKKFVEMISSVMGHKSKEALASFSWKMMLIAGMHFQDSYNYDIERVRRCCIHYVTPDCRVIPFCAYNSGPEFRRAVEDQFSVPLEEWKKSHQKQAKELEEALIVPKDQ; encoded by the coding sequence ATGACAACAACTTCAAGGGATTACTCTAGCGCGACTGGTCTCCCAAAGAAAACCAAGTCGCTCTGCCCGGAATGCGGCAAGGTTCTGGACGCAGAGCTATTCGCCAAAGACGGGAAAGTCTACATGGCGAAGGAATGTCCCGAGCACGGGAAGTTCAGCGACGTATATTGGTCGGATGCCGATTATTATCTAAAAGCTGAGAAGTTCGCCCACGATGGGATAGGCCTCCGCAACCCTTGCGACAAAACCCTCAAAGAGGGCGATGACAACGCCGTTCACATAGTCATCGACGGCAACAGAATCGATATGCTCTCCGCTACGGCCCTCGCGAACATCGATCTCACCAACAGATGCAACATGAACTGCCCCATCTGCTTCGCGAACGCGAATCAGCAGGGGTATGTCTATGAGCCTTCTTTCGAGCAGGTCCATGACATGCTGGTCACTCTGAGGTCCGAGGAGCCCATCAAATGCACTGCGGTTCAGTTCGCCGGAGGGGAGCCCACGGTCTACGACAGGTTCGTCGACGTTCTCGCGGACGCAAAATCCCTGAATTTCGCTCAGATCCAGGTCGCCACCAACGGAATAAAGTTCGCCCAGGACTACGAATTCCTGAAGGCATGCAAGCTGGCCGGGCTGAACACCATCTATCTGCAGTTCGACACCCTCAGGGACGAGACTTACATGCGTTCCAGGGGCAGGAAGATGCTCGACGTGAAGATGAAGGTCCTCGAGAACTGCAGGAAGCTAAACGAAGAGGGCCTGCACAGCCCATCGATAGTTCTCGTTCCGGTCATTGTCACCGGGATGAACGACGACGAGGTCGGAGACATCATAAAATTCGCGTTTGACAACGCTGACATCATCAGAGGCGTCAACTTCCAGCCCGTCGCGTTCACCGGGCGCGTCACCCAGGAGGAGGTCTCCACCGGAAGGTTCACTCTCACCGACCTCATCAGGTGCGTGGACGAGCAGACCGGATACGCCACCAAGGACGACTGGTACCCCGTCCCAGTGGTCGCGCCGATATCCAAATTCGCTTCCGCATTCCTCGGAGAGAACAAAGTCACCTTCACGACCCACCCCCACTGCGGTATCGCGACCTACATTTTCCAGGACGAAAAAGGGAATGCCGTGCCCTTCCCCAGGTTCGTCGACATAGAGAGGTTCTCCAGCGAGCTCGACAAAATCGCGGACAAGGTCGATCAGGCCAAGTTCAAGAAGCTCTACGCGATCAAGCTGATCAAGCTGCTGAACTCCTGCGTGGACGAGAGCAAGATGCCCGAAGGCCTGACCAAGAAGAAATTCGTCGAGATGATCTCCTCCGTCATGGGCCACAAGTCCAAGGAGGCCCTCGCTTCCTTCTCGTGGAAAATGATGCTCATCGCAGGTATGCACTTCCAGGACAGCTACAATTACGATATCGAAAGGGTCAGGCGCTGCTGCATCCACTACGTCACGCCCGATTGCCGCGTAATTCCTTTCTGCGCCTACAACAGCGGGCCGGAATTCCGCAGGGCGGTGGAGGACCAGTTCTCCGTTCCCTTGGAAGAGTGGAAGAAGAGCCACCAGAAACAGGCCAAGGAGCTCGAGGAAGCCCTTATTGTGCCCAAAGATCAGTGA
- a CDS encoding 50S ribosome-binding GTPase — protein MDYKVPTVLSADELMEKAFHRASKITKNGTNPLDSRKKTALAKVTAAGDIIVTALSSYVDRFPRVDKEDDFFPQLMDVVIGVDRYKKALGAANWCAVRVEKLKNESLYNIRKTKDPEIIEAQRRGFYGRLNSYVKRISDDLEFLQDAREKLKRIPSVDPKIPSLVVAGFPNVGKSNLVTVLSSAAPQIAPYPFTTKGIIVGHRQDDWRKYQIIDTPGLLDRTFDERNAIEKQAVLALRYLTDVMLFVIDPSETCGYGLDVQEKLLRNIEDNFSGVPIIVAESKSDIMKRENDRISFSAQSGDGMEELTDIVLKELRAAFRRKAAEAEEED, from the coding sequence ATGGATTACAAGGTACCCACTGTGCTGTCGGCTGATGAGCTCATGGAGAAGGCATTCCACAGGGCATCCAAAATCACCAAGAACGGCACAAACCCATTGGACTCGCGCAAAAAGACGGCCCTCGCGAAGGTCACAGCCGCCGGAGACATCATAGTCACGGCGCTGTCGTCCTACGTGGACAGGTTCCCCAGAGTGGACAAGGAAGACGATTTCTTCCCCCAGCTGATGGACGTTGTCATAGGGGTCGACAGATACAAGAAGGCCTTGGGAGCCGCCAATTGGTGCGCCGTCAGGGTCGAGAAACTGAAGAACGAAAGCCTCTACAACATAAGGAAGACCAAAGACCCCGAAATAATCGAGGCACAACGCAGGGGCTTCTATGGAAGGCTCAATTCGTACGTCAAACGCATTTCCGACGATCTGGAATTCCTCCAGGACGCCAGGGAGAAGCTCAAGAGGATCCCGTCGGTGGACCCGAAGATCCCCTCCCTGGTGGTCGCCGGTTTCCCCAACGTGGGGAAAAGCAATCTGGTCACCGTCCTCTCGTCCGCGGCGCCCCAGATCGCGCCCTATCCTTTCACGACGAAAGGGATAATCGTGGGCCACAGGCAGGACGACTGGAGGAAATACCAGATCATAGACACGCCCGGGCTCCTGGACAGGACGTTCGACGAAAGGAACGCCATTGAGAAGCAGGCGGTTCTGGCCCTGAGATACCTGACCGACGTCATGCTGTTCGTCATCGATCCCTCCGAGACCTGCGGATACGGCCTCGATGTCCAGGAGAAGCTCCTGAGAAACATAGAAGATAACTTCTCTGGGGTCCCGATCATAGTGGCGGAAAGCAAATCCGACATCATGAAGAGGGAAAACGACCGCATCTCGTTCTCCGCCCAATCCGGAGACGGGATGGAAGAGCTCACGGACATCGTGCTCAAAGAGCTGAGAGCGGCATTCCGCAGGAAAGCGGCAGAAGCCGAGGAAGAAGACTGA
- a CDS encoding lamin tail domain-containing protein: MNDRKGAMPFAVIAVLILTISVACGAMAAGYERASEETRNGEKDAAAVDAALDSMTAFVDRGLAEIIWSVSVGSGGTVEDREAEFGRKAEEWLDYQFPMVDNGVRAELRGSDIKLSTQALSVASTGIPDGGYLPAYLKATGTVDVKISTGTGSADSTLQISTDGSCALPLAAEQGSLFESMAAEGSVTLEQMMRYQLSNLAQIRIMNGYGSTSAYGLYGTDGILTKRDVLDAYAVCVDLLSLACFRDGGGPMASETSADPAEILLSEGGCVTVDLQAAYAQALMGMVDDMALKWREYFCGDGAIPVLQAKLSIYRNAGMLLDSFVSGRDPFDAGPYLRAVMEVNGFDESDYRFPGSGTTSITVGGITFEIENPAADVYESAWLKKFAKKGMSSDNWLKEYIRSILVSAAMEVAEGSGLGAYRVMADPYDGIRLADTIAESIGPMLDGCGSDFQRSISSSLKSAEFSDPLYGAVCDEIVRRSGSYVLEGEFAGRVRAALSKSLPETAVEEFMSGEGYEKALSLYRSAVLDDLEVFEDPERMPQGKSGFLGWAMSEICAFGLDASGITQGVREKMAAMCEEMCDLCDANAMGGEIELAGIGTFDVVREGGGISKERLEASITTSPKTADPKISEKKCTHTVGFRESAVAAYSTVFEVSLQDTVRYSIKEAGAMSSAPGSESCLISGEFPVDISFEVAAASCWALSGVNYRPSCSFLDDAWEAAMPLIEPILEPLLETLKIVEKIMAAIGEDVAEAARYVQEYVEKLNGELMECLETIKEWAAAYLEPFITELWDSVGVKICLKDQSIEMTVMGYNLKITTDAASLAGKTKTLFTFEIGTQEGDRRITAGVTLKTTGKINGDDIRITGFGSITDPGDKETGREPWKVKIKVDPFMKSSKHLITADGRAGKVSVSLAIPEIVQYHELGMKLSDVPGLGEILSSIPIPLVGLKAELDAGFSLKYSAPVKFGLLINEFESNPSGDDKTGEWVELLNNTDSTIELDGYTLTASSDWKTKIMPLSGSIGPGEILELDPTFTMVNSSGKRTKTGEALTLKDPDGAVIDKTPTLKDDKDDSRTWHREFDGGTEWVFGEGTEGTSNGSMLQAAISAGDLKDIAWESVQKAFDEVGYITDSESLATFMKSLVKHTVDGTIEKVTGCIVEASVYVKADITDLASMAECGFTIALRTDSQLAEDCLKYVAGKLESMILGMDNPYSIDIGEAFMEDVDLEIDIRAGVGIPQILYAGSEDPEADVEAVFRTNLSAISKLIGTDAGKPELVCGLRITGCPLACIPDGVKADKNMDRDLWLVKVSIKWRTDSEASAQ, from the coding sequence ATGAACGATAGGAAAGGCGCTATGCCATTCGCCGTGATAGCGGTGCTGATACTGACGATATCGGTTGCTTGCGGCGCGATGGCGGCTGGATACGAAAGGGCTTCGGAAGAGACCCGCAACGGAGAGAAAGACGCTGCCGCGGTGGATGCGGCGCTGGACAGCATGACAGCATTCGTCGACAGGGGCCTGGCGGAGATCATATGGAGCGTCTCCGTAGGCTCCGGGGGAACCGTAGAAGACAGAGAGGCCGAATTCGGGAGGAAAGCGGAGGAATGGCTCGATTACCAGTTCCCGATGGTCGATAACGGAGTCCGCGCGGAGCTGAGGGGAAGCGACATAAAGCTGTCCACGCAGGCGCTCAGCGTGGCGTCAACGGGCATCCCGGACGGAGGATACCTTCCGGCGTACCTGAAAGCGACCGGAACAGTGGACGTGAAAATATCCACCGGGACCGGATCGGCGGATTCGACCCTGCAGATATCCACCGACGGCAGCTGTGCCCTCCCATTGGCGGCGGAGCAAGGCTCCCTGTTCGAGAGCATGGCCGCCGAAGGCTCCGTGACCTTGGAGCAGATGATGAGATACCAGCTGTCGAATCTGGCTCAGATACGCATTATGAACGGTTATGGTTCCACATCCGCCTATGGCTTATACGGGACGGACGGGATCCTCACGAAGCGTGACGTCCTGGACGCCTACGCCGTTTGCGTAGACCTCCTGTCCCTGGCATGCTTCCGCGACGGCGGCGGGCCGATGGCCTCGGAAACATCCGCAGACCCCGCCGAAATCCTCCTTTCCGAAGGGGGATGCGTCACCGTCGACCTGCAGGCCGCCTACGCCCAGGCTTTGATGGGCATGGTGGACGACATGGCCCTCAAATGGCGCGAATACTTCTGCGGGGACGGAGCCATACCCGTCCTCCAGGCCAAACTCAGCATATACAGGAACGCCGGGATGCTCCTGGATTCGTTCGTCTCCGGGAGGGACCCGTTCGATGCCGGCCCATATCTGAGGGCGGTGATGGAGGTCAACGGGTTCGATGAGAGCGACTACAGATTCCCGGGATCGGGGACCACCAGCATAACCGTCGGCGGCATTACGTTTGAGATCGAGAACCCCGCGGCGGACGTCTACGAATCGGCATGGCTCAAGAAGTTCGCCAAAAAAGGGATGAGCTCCGACAACTGGCTCAAGGAATACATCAGATCGATTCTGGTATCGGCGGCGATGGAAGTCGCGGAAGGGTCCGGGCTGGGAGCGTACAGGGTCATGGCCGACCCTTACGACGGAATCAGGCTGGCGGATACCATAGCTGAGAGCATAGGCCCGATGCTGGACGGCTGCGGGAGCGATTTCCAGCGGTCCATCTCATCCTCCCTGAAGTCCGCGGAATTCTCGGATCCGCTTTACGGAGCGGTTTGCGACGAAATCGTCAGAAGAAGCGGATCCTACGTCTTGGAAGGGGAATTCGCCGGCAGGGTTCGCGCGGCACTCTCCAAGAGCCTCCCCGAAACGGCCGTAGAGGAATTCATGTCCGGTGAAGGATACGAGAAAGCCCTGTCCCTCTATCGCTCCGCCGTTCTGGACGACCTGGAGGTTTTCGAGGATCCGGAAAGGATGCCTCAGGGAAAATCTGGATTCTTGGGGTGGGCGATGTCTGAGATCTGCGCCTTCGGGCTCGACGCATCCGGGATAACCCAAGGGGTCAGAGAGAAGATGGCGGCCATGTGCGAGGAGATGTGCGACCTGTGCGACGCCAACGCCATGGGAGGGGAGATCGAACTCGCCGGGATCGGCACTTTCGACGTCGTCAGAGAAGGTGGAGGGATATCCAAAGAGAGGCTGGAAGCTTCCATAACAACCTCCCCCAAGACCGCAGACCCGAAGATCAGCGAGAAGAAATGCACCCACACCGTAGGCTTCAGGGAAAGCGCCGTGGCCGCGTATTCCACGGTTTTCGAGGTGTCCCTGCAAGATACGGTGAGATATTCGATAAAAGAAGCGGGGGCGATGTCCTCGGCGCCCGGCTCGGAATCCTGCCTGATCTCCGGGGAATTCCCCGTGGACATCTCATTCGAGGTGGCCGCGGCGAGCTGCTGGGCGCTTTCCGGCGTCAATTACAGACCGAGCTGCAGCTTCCTGGACGACGCATGGGAAGCCGCGATGCCTCTGATAGAGCCCATACTTGAGCCGCTCCTGGAAACCCTGAAGATCGTTGAGAAAATCATGGCGGCGATCGGTGAGGATGTCGCGGAAGCGGCGAGATACGTCCAGGAATACGTGGAGAAGCTGAACGGGGAGCTGATGGAATGCCTCGAAACAATAAAGGAATGGGCGGCGGCCTACCTGGAGCCCTTCATCACGGAGCTCTGGGACAGCGTAGGCGTGAAGATATGCCTCAAAGACCAGTCGATAGAGATGACAGTCATGGGGTACAATCTGAAGATAACGACGGACGCGGCCTCTCTGGCCGGGAAGACGAAGACCCTTTTCACGTTCGAGATCGGCACCCAGGAAGGAGACCGCAGGATCACCGCCGGAGTTACTCTGAAGACGACCGGAAAGATCAACGGCGACGACATCCGCATAACCGGATTCGGAAGCATAACCGACCCGGGCGACAAGGAAACCGGCAGGGAGCCCTGGAAGGTCAAGATAAAAGTCGACCCGTTCATGAAGAGCAGCAAGCACCTCATCACGGCGGACGGCCGCGCCGGTAAAGTCAGCGTATCTCTGGCCATCCCCGAGATAGTCCAGTACCATGAGCTCGGGATGAAACTCTCCGATGTTCCCGGGTTGGGAGAGATCCTGTCAAGCATCCCCATTCCGCTGGTCGGCCTCAAAGCGGAGCTGGACGCCGGATTCAGCCTGAAATACAGCGCACCGGTGAAGTTCGGGCTCCTGATCAACGAGTTCGAATCCAACCCATCCGGCGACGACAAGACTGGGGAGTGGGTGGAGCTGCTGAACAACACCGACTCCACCATAGAGCTCGACGGATACACCCTGACAGCATCCTCGGATTGGAAGACCAAGATAATGCCTCTTTCCGGAAGCATCGGCCCGGGAGAGATCCTGGAGCTGGATCCTACCTTCACCATGGTGAATTCGTCCGGAAAAAGGACGAAAACCGGGGAGGCTCTGACGCTCAAGGACCCGGACGGCGCAGTAATCGACAAGACGCCGACCTTGAAGGACGACAAAGACGACTCCAGGACCTGGCACAGGGAATTCGACGGCGGAACAGAATGGGTGTTCGGGGAAGGGACGGAAGGGACGAGCAACGGAAGCATGCTCCAAGCCGCGATATCCGCCGGCGACCTGAAGGACATCGCCTGGGAATCGGTGCAGAAGGCATTCGACGAGGTCGGATACATAACCGACTCGGAATCTTTGGCAACTTTCATGAAAAGCCTCGTGAAGCATACTGTCGACGGCACCATAGAGAAGGTCACGGGATGCATAGTCGAGGCGTCGGTGTATGTTAAGGCGGACATCACAGACCTGGCTTCGATGGCCGAATGCGGGTTCACTATAGCTCTCAGGACCGATTCCCAGCTCGCGGAGGATTGCCTGAAATACGTCGCCGGGAAACTGGAATCGATGATCCTGGGCATGGACAACCCGTATTCCATCGATATCGGAGAGGCTTTCATGGAAGACGTGGACCTCGAGATCGACATCCGCGCCGGCGTCGGGATACCCCAAATCCTGTACGCTGGATCGGAAGATCCCGAAGCCGACGTCGAAGCCGTGTTCAGGACGAATCTGTCCGCGATTTCGAAGCTGATAGGAACAGACGCTGGGAAGCCGGAGCTGGTCTGCGGGCTGAGGATAACAGGCTGCCCGCTGGCCTGCATACCGGACGGAGTGAAAGCCGACAAAAACATGGACAGAGACCTCTGGCTGGTGAAAGTGTCGATAAAATGGCGAACGGACAGCGAGGCATCCGCCCAATAA
- a CDS encoding 4Fe-4S binding protein, producing the protein MKVDENKCLHCGGCVGSCPKNAIFLNDFVLEFNDDCIGCGICVRLCPVAALSKG; encoded by the coding sequence ATGAAAGTAGACGAGAACAAATGCCTCCATTGCGGAGGATGCGTGGGCTCCTGCCCCAAGAACGCCATATTCCTGAACGATTTCGTCCTCGAATTCAACGACGACTGCATCGGCTGCGGCATTTGCGTCAGGCTCTGCCCGGTGGCCGCGCTCTCTAAAGGGTGA
- a CDS encoding NAD(P)/FAD-dependent oxidoreductase, whose amino-acid sequence MKTYQCDIVVVGAGPGGSMAAKFCAQGGLDTILIEKKAEIGAPLRCAEGVSKKWLAEVGIEPDPVWIRGDMKGAIIKSAQGTEFRLDESKAGSEVGYVLERHLFDKALARDAAEAGAKIMLRTSATGVLRGPDGKVCGIKGKSMGEEIEIRAKAVVAADGYESQVGRWAGIDTTLKLSDIDSCIQYRMCNIDVEPDFCEFIIGSVAPGGYVWIFPKGNGVANVGIGVMGSKCTKGADAKYYLDKFIAEDPRFSKGQCLEIMGGFVSTCPGLDCAVEDNVILVGDAARVIDPITGGGICHACRTGMYAGKVLTECAKKNDFSKEALMPYEKMWRDRMEDKLFRNWMAKEKLATLDDEVIDNVIKMISSSDISEVNVYNLLKVIKQKYPQVVEGFEDLI is encoded by the coding sequence ATGAAGACATACCAGTGCGATATCGTCGTCGTGGGCGCCGGCCCCGGCGGAAGCATGGCGGCCAAATTCTGCGCCCAGGGCGGCCTGGACACCATTCTGATAGAGAAGAAAGCCGAGATCGGAGCCCCTCTCAGATGCGCCGAGGGCGTGTCCAAGAAATGGCTCGCCGAGGTCGGAATCGAGCCGGACCCCGTCTGGATCCGCGGCGACATGAAAGGCGCGATCATCAAGTCCGCTCAGGGCACCGAATTCCGTCTGGACGAGTCCAAAGCCGGGTCCGAGGTGGGATACGTCCTGGAAAGGCATCTCTTCGACAAGGCCCTCGCCAGGGATGCGGCCGAAGCCGGAGCTAAGATTATGCTGCGCACATCCGCCACCGGAGTGCTCCGCGGCCCCGATGGGAAGGTATGCGGCATAAAAGGGAAGTCCATGGGCGAGGAGATCGAGATCCGCGCCAAGGCCGTGGTCGCCGCCGACGGTTATGAGAGCCAGGTCGGCAGGTGGGCAGGCATCGACACCACCCTCAAGCTCAGCGACATCGACTCGTGCATCCAGTACAGGATGTGCAACATAGACGTGGAGCCTGATTTCTGCGAGTTCATCATCGGTTCCGTGGCCCCCGGAGGGTATGTATGGATTTTCCCCAAGGGCAACGGGGTTGCGAACGTCGGAATCGGCGTAATGGGCTCCAAATGCACCAAAGGCGCCGATGCCAAGTACTATCTGGACAAGTTCATCGCGGAGGATCCCAGGTTCTCCAAAGGCCAATGCCTGGAGATCATGGGCGGATTCGTCTCGACCTGTCCCGGGCTCGACTGCGCCGTCGAAGACAATGTAATCCTCGTAGGAGACGCCGCCAGGGTCATCGACCCCATCACCGGCGGAGGCATCTGCCACGCCTGCAGGACCGGAATGTATGCGGGCAAGGTCCTCACGGAATGCGCCAAGAAGAACGATTTCTCCAAAGAGGCTCTCATGCCCTACGAGAAGATGTGGCGCGACAGGATGGAGGACAAGCTCTTCAGGAACTGGATGGCCAAGGAGAAGCTGGCGACCCTGGATGACGAGGTCATAGACAACGTCATCAAGATGATCAGCAGCTCGGATATCTCCGAGGTCAACGTTTACAATCTCCTCAAAGTCATCAAACAGAAGTATCCTCAGGTCGTAGAAGGCTTCGAGGACCTCATCTGA